One Phocaeicola dorei genomic region harbors:
- a CDS encoding MATE family efflux transporter: MQHYKALFTLGIPIVIGQIGVIILGFADTLMIGHHSTNELAAASFVNNMFTLAIIFATGFSYGLTPIVGSLFGRGETHVVGRMLKNSLFANTLLAVLLTLIMWILYLNIHRLGQPEELLPLMRPYFIVLLISLLFVLLFNGFKQFADGITDTRVSMWILLAGNVMNIIGNYILIYGKLGMPEMGLLGAGISTLASRIMMVVVFAVIFFCTRRYHIYKEGFLHNALNRADFLYLNKLGWPIAMQMGMETASFSLSAIMVGWIGTTALAAHQVMLAISQICFMMYYGMGAAVAVRVSNFRGQNDRINVRRSAYAGFHIMLFIALIGALPIFLLRNELGGWFSDSPAVSVMVAQLIIPFIIYQFGDGLQINFANALRGIADVKPMMYIAFIAYFLISLPAGYFFGFIMDWGIIGIWMAFPFGLTTAGILYYLRFNRDTKLK; the protein is encoded by the coding sequence ATGCAACATTACAAAGCACTTTTCACTTTAGGTATCCCTATCGTTATCGGCCAGATAGGTGTCATCATTCTGGGTTTTGCCGATACATTAATGATAGGCCATCACAGCACGAATGAATTAGCCGCCGCCAGTTTTGTCAACAATATGTTTACTTTGGCCATTATTTTCGCTACCGGATTCTCATACGGGCTGACCCCTATCGTGGGGAGCCTGTTCGGACGGGGAGAAACCCATGTAGTGGGACGGATGCTGAAGAACAGCCTGTTTGCCAATACACTGCTGGCAGTATTGCTCACACTCATCATGTGGATACTCTATCTGAATATCCACCGGCTGGGGCAACCCGAAGAACTGCTGCCTTTAATGCGTCCCTACTTCATCGTTTTACTGATATCCTTGTTGTTTGTACTGCTTTTCAACGGTTTCAAGCAATTTGCCGATGGCATAACCGACACCCGCGTTTCCATGTGGATCTTATTGGCAGGAAATGTGATGAACATCATCGGCAACTACATCCTGATTTACGGTAAACTGGGAATGCCCGAAATGGGATTGCTGGGAGCGGGAATTTCCACATTGGCCTCCCGTATCATGATGGTGGTCGTGTTCGCCGTCATTTTTTTCTGTACCCGGCGTTATCATATTTATAAAGAAGGATTTCTACACAATGCGCTCAACCGGGCAGACTTCCTGTACCTGAACAAACTGGGATGGCCCATTGCCATGCAGATGGGGATGGAAACCGCTTCGTTCAGCCTCAGCGCCATTATGGTGGGATGGATCGGGACTACCGCTCTGGCAGCCCACCAAGTGATGCTCGCCATTTCCCAAATCTGCTTTATGATGTATTATGGCATGGGAGCAGCCGTTGCTGTGCGGGTTAGCAACTTCCGCGGACAGAATGACCGGATAAACGTCCGGCGCTCGGCATACGCCGGATTCCATATCATGCTGTTCATCGCACTAATAGGAGCCCTGCCCATCTTCCTGCTGCGTAACGAACTGGGAGGATGGTTCAGTGACAGTCCGGCGGTCAGCGTGATGGTAGCACAACTTATCATTCCGTTCATCATCTACCAGTTTGGTGACGGATTACAGATAAATTTCGCCAATGCCCTTCGTGGAATCGCAGATGTGAAACCCATGATGTATATCGCATTCATCGCTTATTTCCTTATCTCCCTGCCGGCCGGCTATTTCTTCGGTTTCATCATGGACTGGGGAATTATAGGAATATGGATGGCATTTCCTTTCGGACTGACTACAGCCGGAATACTCTATTACCTACGCTTTAACCGTGATACGAAATTAAAATAA